GTAGCGGCCCTGTACGATCTTTTCTTCCATTTGAGCACGCTTGTCAATGAAGATATCCTTCGCAAGCAGTCCGTCCTGGTTCGCCTGGCGGAGAGTCTTCATCCAGCGGACATATTCAGGGTCAGTCTCACGGTCATAGACCTTGCCGTCTTTTTCCCAAGGGATATTCAGGAAGTTCTGAATGTAGCCTTCAAGGGAATCATTGCCGTTCTCGGTAAACTCATGCAGACCGAGCGGAATCAGCGGCTGTCCGTTCACTTCAGGGAATTTCTCCTGGGCTGCCTTCAGAGCGCCGAGGAAGCCTTCAGGTGTGCGCATATCCGGGCTGCCGATCGCTTCATAGATATCCTTGCGGACCGCGAAGGTCTGGTTCGAAATATAAGTATCACCATATTTTTCGTAGTCGGCAGGAGAAGAGGAGGAGTTAGGATAGCCGTAGACGTTACCGTCCGGCTGTGTGTACCAGCCCAGCTTATCTTTATCCGAGACCTTGAAGAAGTACGGGTCATATTCCTCAGCCAGCTTGTTCAGCGGAAGCACCAGCTCGCCTTCCACCATTTTTTTGATCGCATCTTCCCAGTAGCCGAGCGTGATAAAGTCTGGCAGCTTGCCGGAAGCAATCAGCGTATTCAGCTTTTCATTCTCATTGCCGGCAGGAACGATGAAGTTCACGTTAACGCCGGTCTTCTTAGTAATATATTGCGAAGTCGGGTCAACGCCCCACTTGTTGGCGAACCAGGCAAAGTTCAGGTACCAGTCGAAGGTGATCGGTGAAGTATCGCTTTTCCAGCCCGGCTCATCTGCGTTCAGTGCAGGTGCTGTTGTTTCTGTGGCTGGTGCTTTGGTAGCTTCCGCATTCGCCGGTGTGTTGCTCCCCGTTGCGTTATTGCTGCTGGAGCAGCCTGCCGCCAAGGAGGTCAGCATTAGTCCTGCAAGCAGGAGACCCATTTTCTTTGGTTTATGTTTCATGCCCATTTGTTTACCCCTTTTCTAGAAAATAATAATTATAAGCTCAACCCCGTTGCCCATAAGACACCCGGGCGCTGGAGGAGTTACCGGGTGGCAAGAAGATGATCATCCCTTGATGGAGCCAATCATCATGCCTTTGACGAAATAACGCTGCAGGAACGGATAGACGAATACGATAGGCAGCGTAGTGACAACCATGGTTGCCAGCTTGATGGACTGGGACGTTACCGATCTCGTTGCCGCGTTACCCTGGACAGCCACCATCATGGTATTGGAGCTGGACTGGGCGACTACACGGAACAGATATGTCTGAATCGGCTGCAGATCCACATTGTTGATATAGATAATTCCGGCAAAATAATCATTCCATTGATACACGCCGTGGAACAGCGCAATGGTAGCAATGACCGGCATGGAGACCGGAAGGATGATCCGCAGGAAGATGGACCAGTCGTTGGCCCCGTCAATCCGGGCCGCTTCCTCCAGACCCTCCGGAATCTCCCGGAAGAAGGTCATGAAGATAATGAGATCGAAGAAGCTGAACATCACCGGAATGATATAGACCAGGAAGTTATCCAGCAGATGAAGATCGCGGTTCAGCAGGAAGGTCGGAATCAGACCGCCGTTGAAGAACAGCGTAATGGTGCCGATCAGGATGTAGATTTTGCCGCCTACCAGATCCCTGCGGGATAAGGCATACGCCACCATTGCAGTGAAGAATACATGGACAGCGACACCAAGCACGGTCTTGGCTACCGTAATCCCCATGGCGAGCATAATGCCCGGGCTTGCGAATACCGCCTCGAAATTCTTCAGCGTGATCATCCGCGGCCACCAGTAGATGCCGCCCAGCATGGCGTCGTTCCCGTCATTGAAGGAATTGACCAGCACATACCAGATCGGATACAGCGTCAGGAAGCAGACGCAGAGCATGACCAGATTATTGACGATATCAAAGATGGCTTCACCTTTGGTTTTACGTTTTAGAGCGAACATATATAGGTCCTCCTTGTCCTAGAACAGCGACGTGTCGTTGATTTTTTTGGATACCTGGTTGGCAATCAGCAGCAGAATCAGGGCTATAACCGCTTTGACCAGGGTGACCGCCGCAGAATAGGAGAAGCGGTTGGAGACAATACCCGTCTGATAGATATAGTAGTCAATTACATTAGAAGCACTGTCATTGAGCGAGTTCCGCAGGACCAGAATCTGGTCGAAGTTGGAATTCAGCACCCCGCTGACGGCCAGAACGAACAGAATGCTGATCGTTGCCCGGATTGCCGGCAGTGTGACAAACCACATTTTCTGGAAGCGTCCCGCTCCGTCAATCGTTGCTGCTTCATACATTTCCGGAGATACGCCGGCGATGGCCGCGAGATAGATAATGGCAGACCAGCCAAGCTCCTTCCAAATGTCGGAAGTAATAATAATCGTCCAGAAGTAACTGGGCTCAGCCAGATAGGTAATCGGCTTGTCAATCAGATTGAGTGCAAGCAGAATATTATTGATAATCCCTACATCAGCCAGCCAGGTGGCCAGAATCCCGCCAAGCACAACCCAGGACAGGAAATGCGGCAGATAGGAGATCGTCTGAATAGCCTTCTTGTACCTTATGGAACGGACCTCATTGAGGAACAGGGCGAATATGATCGGCAGCGGAAAACCGATGAACAGCTTGATTAAGCTGATGCCGAGCGTATTGCGGATGACATTCGGCAGATCCTCATCAGCGAACAGCTCTCTGAAATGCTCCAGCCCTACCCACGGAGCTTCGGCAATCGACTTGACGATGTTATATTCCTTGAAGGAAATAATCAAGCCATAAATCGGAATGTAGTTGAAAATGATCATCCAGACTACGCCGAGCAGAGCCATGGTCTGCAGATGACGCTGGGCTACAAACTTCCTCCACAGTGTGTTTTTGCGACCTGAACCGGTTTCGATTGACGCCGGAATAAGCGGCGCCATGGCCGGATTCGGCTTGGTGTTACGTTTGTTCTCCATCGTATGGACCTCCAAAATACCTATCTTTATTGTGAAGCGTTTTCATCTCTATGTATGTATTGTATGCGTTTTAGGAGCAGGGTAAAAGGCCTCATTTTTCGTATTTAGGGGCTCATTTTTCGGCTTGGAGTGTTCTTCTGAGCTCTCCAAGCCGAGCCTGTTACACATGCAGAACTGCATGCTCCTCCGATAGTACGATATAATCACCGATCACGCCTTCCTCAAAGGCAGGCCTGCGCGGCTGGCTGCTTCCGAGCGGCGGCAGATCCTGATGGTATTTGTAGAAAACAAGCTGGGATTGTGCCCCCTCCTGCGTCAGCTCAAGCCGCAGCTCCTCACCGGTCAGACGGACAGCGGACACCACGCTCCCCGTTATTCTCCCTGTAAGCTCATCCCACTGCTGCTCCTCAGGCTCCCCTGCCCAGCTGGATAACCATCGCCGGTGGCTCTCGTTATATCTCAGATGGCATTCAACCACTCGTATACATTGCGCCCACTCCCCTTATCCATAACATCAGAGAGGAGGTCCCCCTGGGACCTCCTCTCCATCACTATCTACGCCAGTTACATTATTCCATCACCGCGCGGATCGCGGTAATCTCCCCGCGCCGCAAGGCCTCGGCATCTGCGCCGCGCAGCAAGCCGCCGGTAATTACGCGCTGCGAACCGTCCCGGAAGGTCAGCGCCAGCGTCTGAATAACCGCCTTGCTGTCGCCGAAGGTATCCGCATGACGCGGATTCACATACGTCACTTCCGTGCTGCCCAGCAGCTTGAAGGAGACCTCTCCCTGCTCGTCGAACAACCAGCCGGGAAGGGCCGGATGCAGCGCAAGGGTTAGTTCGCCATCCCGGGTAGCGAACAGGCTGCTGCCTGCCATCATCGTTCTCCACATGCTCAGGAACTCGGCCGTGGAGCCGCTCAGCCGGGCAACAAATCCCCGTCCGTGTGTATGCGGGTCAGGGTTGCCGCCCGTGGAGATGAACGACGAATTCTCCAGCGTACTGCGTCCGTAGACCTCTGGATCAAGGAACGGGATCAGCGACGTTCTCAGCTCACTGTAGAATTCTTCATACAGTCCCGCCTTCAGCAGCTCAAGCAAGTATTTATAGGACATGTGCAGGAAATTCGATTCCCGCTCCTGCCAGCCTGCGGTGAACGCCCGGATGCGTCCGATCTCATGCCCCTCTTCCTCCAGCGATACCGAAGTGCGGTACATCGAGGTGACCGGATCGAACAGCCCGCTCTGCTTCACCTTGCTGTAGATGGCCTTGGCGGCCTGCTGATCCTCCAGTGTCTTGAGCCAGCGGGTGGGGCCTTCCAGGAAATACGGCAGCGCCGAAGCCTCGAATTCCTCCACTACGGCCTTCGGCAGTCCATAGCCGCTGATGACCGGCTCGCCGGCGGCATCCGTAACCGGCCGGAAGCGCGTAGCCTCGAAACGGAAATAGGTTGGCACCAGGCCGCCGCCCATCTCCACCGCACGTGCGATCCCCTGATCCGTCTTGCGCAGCCACTGCTCCAGCATTTCGCGAATCACCGTAAGAGAGACATCGCGGGTCTCACCTGTAATCCCAAAGCGAATCTCCGCCCGGTAAGCCTCGCGCGCCGAGGCAACGCGATCCCAGTACGCGAATGGGGCCAGCGAGCCGTCCAGCACTTCCGTTACAGCCTGGCCTACCTGTGTCAGCAGCGCCGCTATCTCTGATGGAAGAGCCACTGCCGAAGGAAGTCCGGCACTGTTCTCCAGCGCTTCCGCCATGAACACCAGCATCCGCTTCAGCTCCAGCGTCTCGCTCATCCCCGAGCCGATCAAGCCCGGAAGCCCGTTCATCGCATCGTTCCAGCCCGGCTTGTTCGCCTCCATCTCCACACCCATACCATACGGATCAAGCGTGGCGAATTTGTTCAGGGCGAGCGACAGCATTTTCACAAATAGACTGGTCCTGTAGATCTCCCCGTGCCCGCCTTGCGTGCGCAGCCACTCGGTACCGGAAGCCTTGCGCTTCAGCTTATGCAGCTTCTCCTCATCCTCCAGCAGAGCTCCGAACTGCCGCACCTTGCCGCCGCTGATCACATACTTCTCGCTGCGCGGCAGGACATAGGCCGGAGAGTCGTAGAACGCGTACGTCTCATCCCCGAACAGCAGCTCACCAAGGCGCTCAGGATAAATATCCAGATAGCCTTCCACCAGGTCCAGGTTATACGTCCAGTGATCCGACCAGAACCCCTCGCCGAAGGCGGCTTCAATGTTCTGCTGCGACAGCGCAAGCACCCCGCTGAGGAATTCCTGCTCGCTTAGGGTTAACACGATCTGCTGATCGGCAATATAGTTAATCAGACTGCCTGCGGTGAAGCGTCCGGCCAGGAGCTGTGTAAGTCCCGCATGCTGCTCTGCAAGCGCCCCGGCCAGCCATGCCTTAAGCTGCTCTTCCGCACCCGGCAGAATCTCGAAGCTGGTGCCCTGCACACTGAGCGGGTTGTAGCCGTCCGCCTGAATCAGGCTATAGAACATTTTGATATTGAAGCTGCCCACCTTGGGATGGAAAAAGACGTCGTTACGCCGGTTCTGGTTCATATCGCGGAAATTCCCGTTCCCCTGCGAATAATATTCAGGAGCCAGCGAGAAGAAGTTATAATCCCGTTCCATATCGCCATGCTTGCGGGAGTAGAGATGGACGACGAAGCCCTCTTCCCCATTGTCAAAGATAAACGGATACCCCCCGCGCAGGAGATTATCGAGATAGGACTGGCGGCAATACGCGTCGAAGATCGGCGAAGATGTTCGGGTGGCGATATCCGCAGTTAACTCCTCGGTCAGCGCGGCAGCTTCAAGGGACTTGGCGGCAAAATACTCCGCACGGCACAGCTCCGCCGTCCGTTCATTAATCCGGGCAATATCATTCACATGGCCGATGATGGTGTTCAGCTTCAGCGAAGCCCCCGGGGCCAGCGTCCGGGCTGTGCCGCTGAAGCCGCACGGCACCTTGTTGGCCGGATACTGCGCCTGTGCCAGCAGCTCGGCCAGCGGAAGCGCCGCGAAGCGGTCGGGGTAGGTCAGTGAAGTATTCCCGCCAAAGATCACCTCATAGTCTACCAGCGGGCGGAGCAGCTCCCCTTCCGCCGTGGAGGAGAGATAGAAATGCCCGCTCTCAATCTTGCCGATTTCGGCATCGTCATTCGTGCCGGAGCGCAGCTTGTAGAACGGGATTCCGTTCTCCAGGTTGAACACATCCATCCAGCTGCGGAGCAGGTTCCCCATCTCCTTATAGTTGCTGTTCGCCACCCCGAACGGAAGCACC
The sequence above is a segment of the Paenibacillus sp. FSL R7-0204 genome. Coding sequences within it:
- a CDS encoding extracellular solute-binding protein, with amino-acid sequence MGMKHKPKKMGLLLAGLMLTSLAAGCSSSNNATGSNTPANAEATKAPATETTAPALNADEPGWKSDTSPITFDWYLNFAWFANKWGVDPTSQYITKKTGVNVNFIVPAGNENEKLNTLIASGKLPDFITLGYWEDAIKKMVEGELVLPLNKLAEEYDPYFFKVSDKDKLGWYTQPDGNVYGYPNSSSSPADYEKYGDTYISNQTFAVRKDIYEAIGSPDMRTPEGFLGALKAAQEKFPEVNGQPLIPLGLHEFTENGNDSLEGYIQNFLNIPWEKDGKVYDRETDPEYVRWMKTLRQANQDGLLAKDIFIDKRAQMEEKIVQGRYFAMLYQRTDFASQLGTIFQKNPEQVYIAVDGPANTKMDQPALNGPGISGWTVTLISKDVKDKARAIKFLSYLNSEEGNKDLYLGEKGVSYDTINGKDQFLPEANKLMNSDRAAFDKQYGSSFTFWMLQNTNITDQWKPESVEPFKQLEDWTKGKSINTSEFQLIDPTGNSPEGIIATKLKQLRGKTMPKLLMADSDAEFDKIWTEYIAKKDKEGQATFDAYRQTKYEENKKKLGM
- a CDS encoding carbohydrate ABC transporter permease, giving the protein MFALKRKTKGEAIFDIVNNLVMLCVCFLTLYPIWYVLVNSFNDGNDAMLGGIYWWPRMITLKNFEAVFASPGIMLAMGITVAKTVLGVAVHVFFTAMVAYALSRRDLVGGKIYILIGTITLFFNGGLIPTFLLNRDLHLLDNFLVYIIPVMFSFFDLIIFMTFFREIPEGLEEAARIDGANDWSIFLRIILPVSMPVIATIALFHGVYQWNDYFAGIIYINNVDLQPIQTYLFRVVAQSSSNTMMVAVQGNAATRSVTSQSIKLATMVVTTLPIVFVYPFLQRYFVKGMMIGSIKG
- a CDS encoding ABC transporter permease, with amino-acid sequence MENKRNTKPNPAMAPLIPASIETGSGRKNTLWRKFVAQRHLQTMALLGVVWMIIFNYIPIYGLIISFKEYNIVKSIAEAPWVGLEHFRELFADEDLPNVIRNTLGISLIKLFIGFPLPIIFALFLNEVRSIRYKKAIQTISYLPHFLSWVVLGGILATWLADVGIINNILLALNLIDKPITYLAEPSYFWTIIITSDIWKELGWSAIIYLAAIAGVSPEMYEAATIDGAGRFQKMWFVTLPAIRATISILFVLAVSGVLNSNFDQILVLRNSLNDSASNVIDYYIYQTGIVSNRFSYSAAVTLVKAVIALILLLIANQVSKKINDTSLF
- a CDS encoding cellobiose phosphorylase → MSNYNFDNGKFIIEQFHEGKPFASFLPGLAGLKGIPMWTFYVNRGQGISSFGVRDKNSPIMEFSPANISYKNVTSTGFRTFIKLMGTGEIYEPFQSARPDPEANRIMTILPNGLTIEETHAGHGLKTTVHYFNLPGDDYAALVRQVEIENIGGAELMLELLDGLPEVLPFGVANSNYKEMGNLLRSWMDVFNLENGIPFYKLRSGTNDDAEIGKIESGHFYLSSTAEGELLRPLVDYEVIFGGNTSLTYPDRFAALPLAELLAQAQYPANKVPCGFSGTARTLAPGASLKLNTIIGHVNDIARINERTAELCRAEYFAAKSLEAAALTEELTADIATRTSSPIFDAYCRQSYLDNLLRGGYPFIFDNGEEGFVVHLYSRKHGDMERDYNFFSLAPEYYSQGNGNFRDMNQNRRNDVFFHPKVGSFNIKMFYSLIQADGYNPLSVQGTSFEILPGAEEQLKAWLAGALAEQHAGLTQLLAGRFTAGSLINYIADQQIVLTLSEQEFLSGVLALSQQNIEAAFGEGFWSDHWTYNLDLVEGYLDIYPERLGELLFGDETYAFYDSPAYVLPRSEKYVISGGKVRQFGALLEDEEKLHKLKRKASGTEWLRTQGGHGEIYRTSLFVKMLSLALNKFATLDPYGMGVEMEANKPGWNDAMNGLPGLIGSGMSETLELKRMLVFMAEALENSAGLPSAVALPSEIAALLTQVGQAVTEVLDGSLAPFAYWDRVASAREAYRAEIRFGITGETRDVSLTVIREMLEQWLRKTDQGIARAVEMGGGLVPTYFRFEATRFRPVTDAAGEPVISGYGLPKAVVEEFEASALPYFLEGPTRWLKTLEDQQAAKAIYSKVKQSGLFDPVTSMYRTSVSLEEEGHEIGRIRAFTAGWQERESNFLHMSYKYLLELLKAGLYEEFYSELRTSLIPFLDPEVYGRSTLENSSFISTGGNPDPHTHGRGFVARLSGSTAEFLSMWRTMMAGSSLFATRDGELTLALHPALPGWLFDEQGEVSFKLLGSTEVTYVNPRHADTFGDSKAVIQTLALTFRDGSQRVITGGLLRGADAEALRRGEITAIRAVME